In one Umezawaea sp. Da 62-37 genomic region, the following are encoded:
- a CDS encoding cobalamin-dependent protein: protein MTALSGPAEAYDHALSTGDVPGAVALVQGLIAEGADPLAVLVEVICEVQRAIGARWECARWSVGEEHAATAAAIAATGVIARFADRVPVTKGRIVVACPQREWHTLSAMIVSAAFRLLGWDAVMLGAGTTPARLGRCVEETGADVTAITCTVLGALPAARKLIEVSTAAGVPTLVGGAAFGVDAQRALAIGASAWAPDAQVAGPLLDSLLGLAPRAVVPAGRRVVEQSAIGLRHDGLVEAVSGKWSAASIPDAGDVPDRDGFSTACDGVLRQALHSVAATLLTGDPRPIPATAAWIDRVLTARGAETRHTVELGDLLAAALHEFPTAQEFVARHWGEDLVFDGGGAR from the coding sequence GTGACCGCGTTGTCGGGGCCCGCCGAGGCGTACGACCACGCGCTGTCCACGGGCGACGTGCCCGGTGCGGTGGCGCTGGTCCAGGGCCTGATCGCGGAGGGCGCCGATCCGCTCGCCGTCCTGGTCGAGGTCATCTGCGAGGTCCAGCGCGCGATCGGCGCCCGGTGGGAGTGCGCCCGGTGGTCGGTCGGCGAGGAGCACGCCGCGACCGCCGCCGCGATCGCGGCGACCGGGGTGATCGCCCGGTTCGCCGACCGCGTGCCGGTGACGAAGGGGCGGATCGTGGTCGCCTGCCCGCAGCGGGAGTGGCACACGCTGTCGGCGATGATCGTCAGCGCCGCCTTCCGCCTGCTCGGCTGGGACGCGGTCATGCTCGGCGCGGGCACCACGCCCGCCCGGCTGGGGCGGTGCGTCGAGGAGACCGGCGCGGACGTGACGGCGATCACCTGCACCGTCCTCGGCGCCCTGCCCGCCGCCCGGAAGCTGATCGAGGTGAGCACCGCCGCGGGCGTCCCGACCCTGGTCGGCGGTGCGGCGTTCGGTGTCGACGCCCAGCGCGCCCTCGCCATCGGGGCGAGCGCTTGGGCGCCCGACGCGCAGGTGGCGGGCCCCCTGCTGGACAGCCTGCTGGGCCTGGCGCCGAGGGCGGTCGTGCCCGCGGGGAGGCGGGTGGTCGAGCAGTCGGCGATCGGACTCCGCCACGACGGCCTCGTCGAGGCGGTCAGCGGGAAGTGGTCGGCCGCGTCGATCCCCGACGCCGGGGACGTGCCCGACCGGGACGGGTTCTCCACCGCCTGCGACGGCGTGCTGCGCCAGGCCCTGCACTCGGTGGCGGCCACGCTGCTGACCGGTGACCCGAGGCCGATCCCGGCCACCGCCGCGTGGATCGACCGGGTGCTGACGGCCCGCGGCGCGGAGACCCGGCACACCGTCGAACTCGGCGATCTGCTCGCGGCCGCGCTGCACGAGTTCCCGACCGCGCAGGAGTTCGTGGCGCGGCACTGGGGCGAGGACCTCGTTTTCGACGGGGGAGGGGCCCGGTAG
- a CDS encoding cytochrome P450 has protein sequence MAQNDADQVLDYPIPVSEALEPPAEWAELRQGCPVARVTLPSGDQASLLTRYEDVKQVLADPRFSRRLNAPDAARVSANESGGVFNGSLAKAMPEETHQQWRRMVGKWFTAKRMTALRPGIEAMVERLIDEMERVGAPVDLVASLGFPLPVWVICDMLGVPESDRDRFAYWSNTLLSLTRYTQAEIDEAQAEFAAYMSAHIAATRAKPGDDLISELIASAAGAGAVMPDEALLSTAQGLLVAGHETTANMIGKMLSMLLADRDRWERLLADRSLVRTAVEEALRMDANPGFGIPRYITEDAEIGGTRVPRGTTVVCSLASANRDESEFDDAAEMDLGRSPNTHLAFGAGAHSCLGQSLARTELQAVLDVLLRRLPTLDLAVPVEELRRVEGLIIGGLREVPVRW, from the coding sequence GTGGCACAGAACGACGCTGACCAGGTGTTGGACTACCCGATCCCGGTGTCGGAGGCGCTGGAGCCGCCCGCCGAGTGGGCCGAACTGCGCCAGGGCTGCCCGGTCGCGCGGGTGACGCTGCCCAGCGGCGACCAGGCGTCGCTGCTCACCCGGTACGAGGACGTCAAGCAGGTGCTGGCCGACCCCCGGTTCAGCAGGCGCCTCAACGCGCCCGACGCGGCGCGCGTCTCGGCCAACGAGTCCGGCGGGGTGTTCAACGGGTCGCTCGCGAAGGCCATGCCCGAGGAGACCCACCAGCAGTGGCGGCGCATGGTCGGCAAGTGGTTCACCGCCAAGCGGATGACGGCCCTCAGGCCCGGCATCGAGGCGATGGTGGAGCGCCTGATCGACGAGATGGAGCGCGTCGGCGCCCCGGTCGACCTCGTCGCGAGCCTCGGCTTCCCGCTGCCGGTGTGGGTCATCTGCGACATGCTCGGCGTGCCGGAGTCCGACCGGGACAGGTTCGCCTACTGGTCGAACACGCTGCTCAGCCTCACCCGGTACACGCAGGCCGAGATCGACGAGGCCCAGGCGGAGTTCGCCGCGTACATGTCCGCGCACATCGCCGCCACCCGCGCGAAGCCGGGGGACGACCTGATCAGCGAGCTGATCGCCTCGGCCGCGGGCGCCGGAGCGGTCATGCCGGACGAGGCGCTGCTGTCCACCGCGCAGGGGCTGCTGGTCGCGGGCCACGAGACGACCGCGAACATGATCGGCAAGATGCTCTCCATGCTGCTGGCCGACCGCGACCGCTGGGAACGGCTGCTGGCCGACCGGTCGCTGGTGCGCACGGCCGTCGAGGAGGCGCTGCGCATGGACGCCAACCCCGGCTTCGGCATCCCGCGCTACATCACCGAGGACGCCGAGATCGGCGGGACGCGGGTGCCGCGCGGGACGACCGTGGTGTGCAGCCTGGCCTCGGCCAACCGCGACGAGAGCGAGTTCGACGACGCCGCCGAGATGGACCTGGGGCGCAGCCCGAACACCCACCTCGCGTTCGGCGCGGGCGCCCACTCGTGCCTCGGCCAGTCGTTGGCGCGCACCGAGCTGCAGGCCGTGCTCGACGTGCTGCTGCGCAGGCTGCCGACGTTGGACCTCGCCGTTCCGGTCGAGGAGCTGCGGCGGGTCGAGGGACTGATCATCGGGGGGCTGCGCGAAGTCCCCGTGCGGTGGTGA
- a CDS encoding TetR family transcriptional regulator translates to MRAGRAEQAGHTQELILTAAERLFAEQGVSAVSNRQVGEAAGQGNNFAVGYHFGSKADLVRAIVRRHAEPVELLRARMLAGIGDSGEVRDWVGCLVRPFTEHLAQLGSPTWYARFGAQVMTDPVLRRIIIDDALGTELMRRILDGLDRCLPFLPPPVRAERGDMARNLMSHTCAERERALAEGTPTPRSSWGDTATGLIDAIVGLWLAPVTATEA, encoded by the coding sequence GTGAGGGCGGGCCGCGCCGAGCAGGCAGGGCACACCCAGGAGCTGATCCTGACGGCGGCGGAACGGCTGTTCGCCGAACAGGGCGTGTCCGCGGTGTCCAACCGCCAGGTCGGCGAGGCCGCGGGGCAGGGCAACAACTTCGCCGTCGGCTACCACTTCGGTTCCAAGGCGGACCTGGTGCGCGCCATCGTGCGCAGGCACGCCGAACCGGTGGAGCTGCTGCGCGCGCGGATGCTGGCCGGGATCGGCGACAGCGGCGAGGTGCGCGACTGGGTGGGCTGCCTGGTCCGCCCGTTCACCGAGCACCTGGCGCAGCTGGGCAGCCCCACCTGGTACGCGCGGTTCGGGGCCCAGGTGATGACCGACCCGGTGCTGCGCCGCATCATCATCGACGACGCGCTCGGCACGGAGCTGATGCGGCGGATCCTCGACGGGCTCGACCGCTGCCTGCCGTTCCTGCCACCGCCGGTGCGCGCCGAACGCGGCGACATGGCCCGCAACCTGATGTCGCACACGTGCGCCGAACGGGAGCGGGCCCTCGCCGAGGGGACACCCACGCCCAGGTCCTCCTGGGGCGACACGGCCACCGGCCTGATCGACGCGATCGTCGGGCTGTGGCTGGCACCGGTCACCGCCACCGAGGCGTGA
- a CDS encoding ferredoxin: MKITVDEDKCCGAGSCVLSAPEVFDQRDEDGVVVLLDAEPAEELHAAVREAAQVCPAAAIVLSGTA, translated from the coding sequence GTGAAGATCACTGTGGACGAGGACAAGTGCTGCGGTGCGGGGTCCTGCGTCCTGTCCGCGCCCGAGGTGTTCGACCAGCGCGACGAGGACGGTGTGGTGGTGCTGCTCGACGCCGAGCCTGCCGAGGAGCTGCACGCCGCCGTCCGCGAGGCCGCGCAGGTGTGCCCGGCCGCGGCGATCGTGCTGAGCGGCACCGCGTGA
- a CDS encoding FAD-dependent oxidoreductase, producing the protein MSTPSSVLVVGASAAGLATAEALRRKGYVGELTLLGDEPHVPYDRPPLSKQVLGGVWVPERAHLRVPEVLDALDARFVLGDAAVSLDVPTRTVGTASGLSLRADAVVLATGVRPRALPDQAGLAGVHVLRTLDDALALRADLLTCKRLVVVGDGVLGAEVAATARTMGVEVTLAGPQRAPLAMQLGPLVSGLLGELHAERGVDLRLGVAVSGLTAADGRVTGVRLADDEVLPADVVVVALGAIPATEWLAGSGLRVDNGVVCDAHCRAAEGIYAVGDVARWHHDRLDSLLRLENRTNATEQAVLVADNVLGADRRYAPVPYFWTDQFDAKLQIHGVLAADADVAVVEGSVDARRFVALFHRGGEVVGVLGWNMAKQSRLHRQRHLVELEDFAGSHVTAAEVEKADF; encoded by the coding sequence GTGAGCACGCCGTCGAGCGTCCTGGTCGTCGGCGCGTCGGCCGCGGGCCTCGCCACGGCGGAGGCCTTGCGCCGCAAGGGGTACGTCGGTGAGCTGACCCTGTTGGGCGACGAACCGCACGTGCCCTACGACCGGCCGCCGCTGTCCAAGCAGGTCCTCGGCGGGGTCTGGGTGCCCGAGCGCGCGCACCTGCGCGTGCCGGAGGTGCTCGACGCGCTGGACGCCCGGTTCGTGCTCGGTGACGCGGCCGTGTCCCTGGACGTGCCGACGCGCACCGTCGGCACCGCCTCCGGCCTGAGCCTGCGGGCGGACGCCGTCGTGCTGGCCACCGGTGTGCGGCCGCGCGCCCTGCCCGACCAGGCCGGCCTCGCCGGTGTCCACGTGCTGCGCACCCTGGACGACGCCCTCGCGCTGCGCGCGGATCTCCTGACGTGCAAGCGGCTGGTGGTGGTGGGCGACGGCGTGCTCGGGGCCGAGGTCGCCGCCACCGCTCGGACGATGGGCGTCGAGGTCACCCTGGCGGGCCCCCAGCGCGCGCCCCTGGCGATGCAGCTCGGACCGCTGGTCTCGGGGCTGCTCGGGGAGTTGCACGCCGAACGCGGGGTGGACCTGCGCCTCGGGGTGGCGGTCAGCGGGTTGACCGCGGCGGACGGCCGGGTCACCGGCGTGCGCCTGGCCGACGACGAGGTGCTGCCCGCCGACGTGGTGGTGGTCGCGCTCGGGGCGATCCCGGCGACGGAATGGCTCGCGGGCAGCGGGCTGCGCGTGGACAACGGCGTGGTGTGCGACGCCCACTGCCGTGCGGCGGAGGGGATCTACGCCGTCGGGGACGTCGCCCGGTGGCACCACGACCGGCTGGACTCGTTGCTGCGGCTGGAGAACCGCACCAACGCCACCGAGCAGGCCGTGCTGGTGGCGGACAACGTGCTGGGCGCGGACCGCCGGTACGCGCCGGTGCCGTACTTCTGGACCGACCAGTTCGACGCCAAGCTCCAGATCCACGGCGTGCTGGCCGCCGACGCCGACGTGGCAGTCGTGGAGGGCTCCGTCGACGCGCGCAGGTTCGTCGCGCTGTTCCACCGCGGCGGCGAGGTCGTCGGGGTGCTCGGTTGGAACATGGCCAAGCAGTCCCGTCTGCACCGGCAGCGCCACCTGGTGGAGTTGGAGGACTTCGCAGGCTCGCACGTGACCGCCGCGGAGGTGGAGAAGGCGGACTTCTAG
- a CDS encoding SCO6745 family protein — MTDEEGPALARRLWALFESVHAVVYFHPTTLAALEAAGLRGFWRGYFAQRSAPLGPVGEAPVRASFFGFSASMTARALPAVWGLASPAEVLAARLDGTGRALAEVLPEGPHDRLADDLWALASALPCDGRVLAAANQALPRPEDPLHRLWLAATILREHRGDGHVAALVAAGLTGVESLVLRAGSDLSRPVLQAARGWTDEEWTAAAEGLAARGLLRDDRTTSDAGKRLLARVEETTDDLAWDGLARAGGTVDGVRRLAHDLRAPAVACHAVLPEVHPIGVLEIDG, encoded by the coding sequence ATGACGGACGAGGAGGGCCCCGCGCTGGCCCGTCGGCTGTGGGCGCTGTTCGAGTCGGTGCACGCGGTCGTCTACTTCCACCCCACGACGCTCGCCGCCCTGGAGGCCGCGGGTCTGCGCGGGTTCTGGCGCGGCTACTTCGCGCAGCGGTCGGCCCCGCTGGGCCCGGTGGGCGAGGCTCCGGTCCGCGCGTCGTTCTTCGGCTTCTCCGCCTCGATGACCGCGCGCGCCCTGCCCGCCGTCTGGGGCCTGGCCTCCCCCGCCGAGGTGCTCGCCGCCCGGCTCGACGGGACCGGGCGGGCGCTCGCCGAGGTGCTTCCCGAAGGCCCCCACGACCGGCTCGCCGACGACCTGTGGGCGCTCGCGTCGGCCCTGCCCTGCGACGGTCGGGTGCTGGCCGCCGCCAACCAGGCGCTGCCGCGTCCGGAGGACCCGCTCCACCGGCTGTGGCTGGCGGCCACGATCCTGCGCGAGCACCGCGGCGACGGCCACGTCGCGGCCCTGGTGGCGGCGGGGCTGACCGGCGTCGAGTCGCTGGTGCTGCGCGCGGGCTCCGACCTCTCCCGCCCGGTGCTGCAAGCCGCGCGCGGGTGGACCGACGAGGAGTGGACGGCCGCCGCGGAGGGGCTGGCGGCCCGCGGGCTGCTCCGCGACGACCGGACCACCAGCGACGCGGGCAAGCGGCTGCTCGCCCGCGTCGAGGAGACCACGGACGACCTGGCGTGGGACGGGCTGGCACGGGCGGGCGGCACGGTCGACGGCGTCCGGCGACTGGCCCACGACCTGCGCGCCCCGGCCGTGGCCTGCCACGCCGTCCTCCCCGAGGTGCACCCGATCGGCGTGCTCGAGATCGACGGGTAG
- a CDS encoding STAS domain-containing protein — protein sequence MLLTEDVLPAGQVRCTFDEDLPRVALTGEVDMDTDPQFDAAYAELAGRAPTHVVVDLAGVTFLSCSGLTFVARLNLHLGRTGHRVWLVSPTRMAARVLGLTGFTWDADVPAAALT from the coding sequence TTGCTGCTGACAGAGGACGTGCTCCCGGCCGGACAGGTCCGGTGCACCTTCGACGAAGACCTCCCCCGCGTCGCGCTGACCGGCGAGGTCGACATGGACACCGACCCGCAGTTCGACGCCGCCTATGCGGAACTGGCCGGGCGCGCCCCCACCCACGTCGTGGTCGACCTCGCCGGGGTGACCTTCCTCAGCTGCTCGGGGCTGACCTTCGTCGCCAGGCTGAACCTCCACCTGGGCAGGACCGGTCACCGGGTGTGGCTCGTCTCCCCCACCCGCATGGCCGCGCGGGTGCTCGGTCTGACCGGCTTCACCTGGGACGCCGACGTCCCCGCCGCCGCGCTCACCTGA
- a CDS encoding MarR family transcriptional regulator: protein MTSSHRRGPRTADVSSAVESAAEVLTALWDRTQQTSKTRVSPSQMQALAIVERHGQINLNGLAAELDAIPSSASRLCDRLQAAGLLTRAASVHNRREVMLALTRDGRALLAEIGRNRHQALARILADMSPAGREALFTGLSEFNEAVTLADADESWERHA from the coding sequence ATGACGAGCAGCCACCGACGAGGTCCGCGCACAGCGGACGTGTCCTCGGCCGTGGAGTCCGCCGCCGAGGTGCTGACCGCGCTGTGGGACCGCACCCAGCAGACCTCGAAGACCAGGGTTTCCCCTTCCCAGATGCAGGCGTTGGCCATCGTGGAGCGGCATGGCCAGATCAACCTCAACGGTCTCGCCGCCGAGTTGGACGCCATCCCGTCGTCGGCGAGCAGGCTGTGCGACCGCCTCCAGGCGGCGGGCCTGCTGACCCGCGCGGCCAGCGTGCACAACCGGCGCGAGGTGATGCTCGCGCTGACGAGGGACGGTCGGGCGCTGCTGGCGGAGATCGGCCGCAACCGGCACCAGGCGCTGGCGCGGATCCTGGCGGACATGTCCCCGGCCGGGCGGGAAGCGCTGTTCACGGGGCTGTCCGAGTTCAACGAGGCGGTCACGCTGGCGGATGCCGACGAGTCGTGGGAGCGACACGCCTGA
- a CDS encoding PP2C family protein-serine/threonine phosphatase, translating to MSAIDDPLVRAERALRASPPHALLDVLRDTLRAGFGALDSELLVADYRLSVLQPVTRLPHTAEAIPIRTSAAGRAFTAQQMLLEPVNGDGVTAYLPVAVRGDRLGVLVVTLPDVPGDGARQALVDLATALGHELVVAERDTDLYLQARRRERLSLAAEMQWQLLPGRGCSREEYSLGGQLEPAYTIGGDNFDWSASADHLTVTVSNGMGSGIQAALLSNLAISALRNARRAGLGLVDQACLADQAVYAQYGGAQHVATLLLRFELSTGRVAVVDAGSPHLLRLRGGKVALVPFEEQMPLGMFESTDYQEQDFEVLPGDRLVVVSDGVHTARSPSGGEYGETNLDRIIHDSRYLPAPEAARAIITELLDYHEGSDLVDDAVVVCLDWTGAQR from the coding sequence ATGAGCGCCATCGACGATCCGCTGGTCCGGGCGGAGCGGGCGCTGCGGGCGAGCCCGCCGCACGCGCTGCTCGACGTGCTGCGCGACACCCTCCGGGCGGGCTTCGGCGCCCTGGACTCCGAGCTGCTGGTCGCCGACTACCGGCTCAGCGTGCTCCAGCCGGTGACGAGGCTGCCGCACACCGCCGAGGCGATCCCGATCAGGACGAGCGCCGCCGGTCGCGCGTTCACCGCGCAGCAGATGCTCCTGGAACCCGTGAACGGCGACGGCGTGACCGCGTACCTGCCGGTGGCCGTGCGCGGGGACCGGCTCGGCGTCCTCGTGGTCACGCTGCCGGACGTGCCCGGCGACGGCGCCAGACAGGCGCTGGTCGACCTGGCCACGGCACTGGGGCACGAGCTGGTCGTGGCGGAGCGCGACACCGACCTGTACCTCCAGGCGCGCAGGAGGGAACGGCTGAGCCTGGCCGCCGAGATGCAGTGGCAGCTGCTGCCCGGCCGGGGGTGCTCGCGCGAGGAGTACTCGCTGGGCGGCCAGCTCGAACCCGCGTACACCATCGGCGGCGACAACTTCGACTGGAGCGCGTCGGCCGACCACCTGACCGTGACGGTCTCCAACGGCATGGGCAGCGGCATCCAGGCCGCGCTGCTCTCGAACCTCGCCATCAGCGCCCTGCGCAACGCGCGGCGGGCCGGTCTGGGCCTGGTGGACCAGGCGTGCCTGGCCGACCAGGCCGTGTACGCCCAGTACGGCGGCGCCCAGCACGTGGCGACCCTGCTGCTGCGCTTCGAGCTGTCGACCGGCCGGGTGGCCGTCGTCGACGCCGGGTCGCCGCACCTGCTGCGGCTGCGCGGCGGAAAGGTTGCGCTGGTCCCGTTCGAGGAGCAGATGCCCCTCGGCATGTTCGAGAGCACCGACTACCAGGAGCAGGACTTCGAGGTGCTGCCGGGTGACCGGCTGGTCGTCGTCAGCGACGGCGTGCACACCGCGCGCTCGCCCAGCGGCGGCGAGTACGGCGAGACCAACCTGGACCGGATCATCCACGACTCGCGCTACCTGCCCGCTCCCGAGGCCGCGCGGGCGATCATCACCGAGCTGCTCGACTACCACGAGGGCAGCGACCTGGTCGACGACGCGGTGGTCGTCTGCCTGGACTGGACCGGCGCCCAGCGCTGA
- a CDS encoding tetratricopeptide repeat protein has protein sequence MAGTLSTPADHERTGGTVEHDARCAEERLEAEGEVAVARLLLADGDPAHAARHLSDALARDPGLAETYEALSELAAHVGGPHRALELFDLETPYSGTVAGHAHLSAAAGEWDEAVRLLVLVAAQEPDRAWLDVTWLRGPDLAASVSPEIMVASALHMASCLPDPVDDDVREALSPLLALLRESVALNPDDARLLWSGSTFARRLGAVEEAIAWARRSFEVEPSHEAAIMIGYALRAAERYDEALRVWQDEAERTPEDLGLHIDISDLLVRRGDPERALVWAERALEADPTHPKAGPTADAVRYRIDGDVRHLLALAESELPYAAEALTDVSWDRPVLGRAADQTEATTNSLGQALEQVEPSPDLEVGITVTALEPPSSVLALHLAFPSATVVFESVPDPDPRVAKYEVEHAVWTYDDAIARPAVPPPSPEAAEAVRRIASFRWESLPALYDSTVVLSAVDPADLLGTLVHPPATPDTEFGATMARHAPNLWLSGVQVTACLGIAHHAVDEPWETSRRREILLDLLHGAEDWVNVAAGIALVATAWVVPETRQDVKYHVVTRMVDAVRASHQRQVSILGPLCELVLVTPGTEDDYTSLAKDALSTLDE, from the coding sequence ATGGCCGGGACGCTCTCGACTCCCGCCGACCACGAACGCACTGGGGGAACGGTGGAGCACGACGCGCGGTGCGCCGAGGAGCGGCTGGAGGCCGAGGGCGAGGTCGCGGTGGCCCGGCTGCTGCTGGCCGACGGCGATCCGGCGCACGCCGCACGGCACCTGTCGGACGCGCTCGCGCGCGATCCGGGGCTCGCCGAGACCTACGAGGCGTTGAGCGAACTCGCGGCACACGTCGGCGGCCCGCACCGCGCCTTGGAGCTGTTCGACCTGGAGACCCCGTACAGCGGCACCGTCGCGGGCCACGCGCACCTGAGCGCGGCGGCGGGGGAGTGGGACGAGGCGGTGCGGCTGCTGGTGCTGGTCGCCGCGCAGGAGCCGGACCGGGCGTGGCTCGACGTGACCTGGCTGCGCGGACCGGACCTGGCCGCGTCGGTCTCGCCGGAGATCATGGTGGCCTCGGCGCTGCACATGGCCTCGTGCCTGCCCGACCCGGTCGACGACGACGTCCGCGAGGCGCTGTCCCCGTTGCTGGCGCTGCTGCGCGAGTCCGTCGCGCTGAACCCGGACGACGCCAGGCTGCTGTGGAGCGGGTCGACGTTCGCCCGCCGCCTCGGCGCGGTGGAGGAGGCGATCGCGTGGGCGCGGCGGTCGTTCGAGGTGGAGCCGAGCCACGAGGCCGCCATCATGATCGGGTACGCGCTGCGCGCGGCGGAGCGGTACGACGAGGCCCTGCGGGTGTGGCAGGACGAGGCCGAGCGCACGCCGGAAGACCTCGGCCTGCACATCGACATCTCCGACCTGCTGGTGCGCCGAGGAGATCCGGAGCGGGCGCTGGTCTGGGCGGAACGCGCGCTGGAGGCCGATCCGACGCACCCGAAGGCCGGGCCGACGGCGGACGCCGTGCGGTACCGGATCGACGGGGACGTCCGGCACCTCCTCGCGCTGGCGGAGTCGGAACTGCCCTACGCGGCCGAGGCGCTGACCGACGTGAGCTGGGACCGGCCGGTGCTGGGCCGTGCCGCGGACCAGACCGAGGCGACCACGAACTCGCTCGGCCAGGCGCTCGAGCAGGTGGAGCCGTCGCCGGACCTGGAGGTCGGGATCACCGTCACGGCCCTGGAGCCGCCGAGTTCCGTGCTGGCCCTGCACCTGGCGTTCCCCAGCGCGACCGTGGTGTTCGAGTCCGTTCCGGACCCAGATCCGCGCGTCGCGAAGTACGAGGTGGAGCACGCGGTCTGGACTTACGACGACGCGATCGCGCGTCCGGCGGTGCCGCCGCCCTCGCCCGAGGCCGCCGAGGCGGTGCGCCGGATCGCGTCGTTCCGCTGGGAGAGCCTGCCCGCCCTGTACGACTCGACCGTCGTGCTGTCCGCCGTCGATCCCGCCGACCTGCTCGGCACCCTGGTCCACCCGCCCGCCACCCCGGACACGGAGTTCGGCGCGACGATGGCCCGGCACGCGCCCAACCTGTGGCTCAGCGGCGTGCAGGTGACCGCCTGCCTGGGGATCGCGCACCACGCCGTGGACGAGCCGTGGGAGACCTCGCGCAGGCGCGAGATCCTGCTGGACCTGTTGCACGGCGCGGAGGACTGGGTGAACGTCGCCGCCGGGATCGCGCTCGTCGCCACGGCGTGGGTCGTGCCCGAGACGCGCCAGGACGTGAAGTACCACGTCGTCACGCGGATGGTCGACGCCGTGCGGGCTTCCCACCAGCGGCAGGTGTCGATCCTCGGGCCGCTGTGCGAGCTGGTCCTGGTCACGCCCGGGACCGAGGACGACTACACGAGCCTGGCGAAGGACGCTCTGTCCACATTGGATGAATGA
- a CDS encoding alpha/beta hydrolase → MRLDDRLRAMLMHATAKWTVRYGDDLRFAGTDLPRPQVFRVPTRHGKVPVHVYRPPGLGTEAPAHVHFHGGAWLMRYPAMDDWWCRYLAATARVVVLNVDFRTGPYVTYPVAQHQCHDVAAWAAEGDNGLDGDRISVGGFSSGGGLAASVCLQARDSGSFRPVLQVLGVPALDMACEVPDHGPGMISPELRRLVRRVYFPDAATRAHPYASPVLAPDLSGLPPAVVLTAERDALRDDGERYAERLRQEGIPVVLDRTPGVDHYFLTEDPVRARTTMAMIAEAVAGAR, encoded by the coding sequence GTGCGACTCGACGACCGGCTGCGGGCGATGCTCATGCACGCCACCGCGAAGTGGACCGTTCGGTACGGCGACGACCTGCGCTTCGCGGGCACGGATCTGCCGCGACCGCAGGTGTTCCGGGTGCCGACGAGGCACGGGAAGGTGCCGGTGCACGTGTACCGGCCGCCAGGACTTGGCACCGAAGCACCCGCGCACGTCCACTTCCACGGCGGCGCGTGGCTGATGCGGTACCCGGCCATGGACGACTGGTGGTGCCGCTACCTCGCGGCCACCGCGCGGGTCGTGGTGCTCAACGTCGACTTCCGCACCGGCCCGTACGTCACCTACCCCGTGGCGCAGCACCAGTGCCACGACGTCGCGGCCTGGGCGGCCGAAGGCGACAACGGCCTGGACGGTGACCGGATCTCGGTCGGCGGCTTCTCCTCCGGTGGCGGGCTGGCGGCGTCGGTCTGCCTGCAAGCCCGTGACAGCGGCTCGTTCCGGCCAGTGCTCCAGGTGCTCGGCGTCCCCGCGCTCGACATGGCCTGCGAGGTGCCGGACCACGGGCCGGGGATGATCTCGCCGGAGTTGCGACGGCTGGTCCGGCGCGTCTACTTCCCCGACGCCGCGACGCGCGCGCACCCGTACGCCTCACCGGTGCTCGCGCCGGACCTGTCGGGGCTCCCGCCCGCGGTCGTGCTGACCGCGGAGCGGGACGCTCTCCGCGACGACGGCGAGCGCTACGCGGAACGCCTGCGCCAGGAGGGAATCCCGGTCGTCCTCGACCGGACTCCCGGTGTGGACCACTACTTCCTCACCGAGGACCCGGTCCGCGCCCGCACCACGATGGCGATGATCGCCGAAGCTGTCGCGGGAGCACGGTAG
- a CDS encoding RNA polymerase sigma factor translates to MTPELADGVVGGADPPDPVLWSRGDRQSFGVLFERHVEAVWNHAYRLTGSWEQAHDVTSATFLTAWRTRGEVTLVRDSALPLLYTMAGNVVRTAHRGLARRSRLLRRIPPPSPVDDHADAVVRRIDGEARLREVIDAVRSLPRAQREVAELCLLGDLPVADAAVHLDIAEATVRSHLSRARARLRSLTEDTP, encoded by the coding sequence ATGACGCCGGAGCTGGCGGACGGGGTGGTCGGTGGAGCTGATCCGCCGGACCCCGTGCTGTGGAGTCGAGGCGATCGGCAGTCGTTCGGGGTGTTGTTCGAGCGGCATGTCGAGGCGGTGTGGAACCACGCCTACCGGCTGACGGGGTCGTGGGAGCAGGCGCATGACGTCACGTCGGCGACGTTCCTGACGGCGTGGCGGACCCGTGGCGAGGTGACCCTGGTCCGGGACAGTGCGTTGCCGTTGCTGTACACGATGGCGGGCAACGTCGTGCGGACCGCGCACCGCGGGCTGGCCCGGCGGTCCCGGTTGCTGCGCAGGATTCCTCCGCCGTCCCCCGTCGACGACCACGCCGACGCCGTGGTGCGCCGGATCGACGGCGAGGCGCGGTTGCGGGAGGTGATCGACGCCGTGCGAAGCCTTCCCCGTGCCCAGCGCGAGGTCGCCGAACTGTGCTTGTTGGGCGATCTGCCGGTCGCCGACGCCGCCGTGCACCTCGACATCGCCGAGGCGACGGTGCGGTCCCACCTCTCCCGTGCCCGTGCCCGCCTGCGCAGCCTGACGGAGGACACCCCGTGA